From a single Polyangium spumosum genomic region:
- a CDS encoding phosphatidylglycerol lysyltransferase domain-containing protein, with translation MRAAELIMPVSMASASDPVGMGVIAPTARFARGADGAPANERPAPEARTLAEAVHRFGRDTVAFQALAPGMRAWSDGRGAWVAYTDTGSAWVAAGSPLCAPAEWARVARAFVRAARAAGRRAGFCAVEDFPEDAFFSRFLLGQQPVWDPRRWERVLAGRRSLREQIRRARAKGVRTRVVNEDELAGELGPKVAALGARWLAGRRGGPLGFLLSVDLFYRPSERLYVVAERGARLVAVLAAVPVPGRCGWFFEDILRADDAPNGTVELLVDAAMRWLAGGACGRVTMGLVPLTGALPRTLRLVRRFGRPIYDFDGLHAFRARFGPEAWEPVWFAQPRDAKDIVSLWDVAGALTDGHPLRFALRAWADGWRRRRAAGNIRAPSGA, from the coding sequence ATGCGAGCTGCGGAGCTCATAATGCCTGTGTCGATGGCCTCTGCGAGCGATCCTGTCGGGATGGGCGTGATTGCCCCGACGGCCAGGTTTGCACGCGGAGCGGACGGTGCTCCCGCGAATGAACGTCCCGCTCCCGAGGCGCGTACGCTCGCGGAGGCCGTTCATCGCTTCGGGCGCGATACCGTGGCATTCCAGGCCCTCGCGCCTGGGATGCGCGCCTGGAGCGACGGCCGCGGGGCCTGGGTCGCGTACACGGACACGGGGAGCGCGTGGGTCGCCGCCGGCTCTCCGCTGTGCGCGCCGGCGGAGTGGGCGCGCGTGGCGCGGGCGTTCGTGCGGGCTGCGCGCGCGGCGGGGCGGCGCGCCGGGTTTTGTGCGGTCGAGGACTTCCCCGAGGACGCATTCTTTTCGCGGTTCCTCCTCGGCCAGCAGCCGGTGTGGGATCCGCGCCGATGGGAGCGCGTGCTCGCCGGGCGGCGGAGCCTGCGCGAGCAGATTCGCCGCGCTCGCGCCAAGGGCGTACGAACGCGCGTGGTGAACGAGGACGAGCTCGCGGGTGAGCTCGGGCCGAAGGTCGCGGCGCTCGGGGCGCGGTGGCTCGCGGGGAGGCGGGGCGGGCCGCTGGGCTTCCTCCTCTCGGTGGATCTTTTTTACAGGCCGTCCGAGCGCCTTTACGTGGTCGCGGAGCGGGGCGCGCGATTGGTCGCCGTGCTCGCGGCGGTGCCGGTGCCCGGCCGATGCGGCTGGTTTTTCGAGGACATCCTCCGGGCGGACGACGCGCCGAACGGGACGGTGGAGCTCCTCGTGGACGCGGCGATGCGGTGGCTCGCGGGCGGGGCGTGCGGGCGGGTGACGATGGGGCTCGTCCCGCTCACGGGCGCGCTGCCGCGCACGTTGCGTCTCGTGCGACGTTTTGGGCGCCCCATCTACGATTTCGACGGACTGCACGCGTTTCGGGCTCGCTTCGGGCCCGAGGCCTGGGAGCCCGTGTGGTTTGCCCAGCCACGTGACGCGAAGGACATCGTCTCGTTATGGGACGTGGCCGGGGCCCTCACGGACGGTCATCCGCTTCGCTTCGCGCTGCGCGCGTGGGCGGATGGATGGCGCCGTCGTCGGGCAGCCGGGAATATTCGTGCTCCGTCAGGTGCTTGA
- a CDS encoding AMP-binding protein, which produces MTAALSYTHGTSATPLLGETIGENLRRTVARFSAREALVARAQGVRMTYAELWEETTRVARGLVAFGVSRGDRVGLWSPNRHEWVVLQYAAARVGAILVNINPAYRTAELEYALRRAGVSVLFAARRFRATSYADMIAEVRPRLPELRLVMILDDDWKMIVDAGGHVSDDALAEREAELSFDDPINIQYTSGTTGFPKGATLSHHNVLNNGFFVGEALGYGPDDRVCIPVPFYHCFGMVMGNLACTSHGATMVIPGEAFDPLAVLETVEAEKCTSLYGVPTMFIAELDHPRFLDFDLRSLRTGIMAGSPCPVEVMRRVVSQMHMREVTICYGMTETSPVSTQTAKDDPEDKRVGTVGRVHPHVEVKIVDPQTGVVLPRGLPGELCTRGYGVMLGYWGDEAATRASIDAGRWMHTGDLATIDAEGYVNIVGRIKDMIIRGGENVYPREIEEYLHLHPRVSEAQVIGVPSAKYGEEIMAWVRPKPGEAVTEAELVAFCKGKIATFKIPRYWKVVDEFPMTVTGKVQKYRMREIAVNELGLELVSRIETA; this is translated from the coding sequence ATGACCGCCGCCCTCTCCTACACGCACGGCACGAGCGCGACGCCGCTGCTCGGCGAGACCATCGGGGAAAACCTGCGCCGCACGGTGGCGAGATTTTCGGCGCGTGAGGCCCTCGTGGCCCGCGCGCAGGGCGTCCGGATGACGTACGCCGAGCTCTGGGAGGAGACGACGCGCGTCGCGCGGGGCCTCGTGGCGTTCGGCGTCTCGCGGGGCGATCGGGTGGGGCTCTGGTCGCCGAACCGCCATGAATGGGTCGTCCTCCAGTATGCGGCGGCGCGCGTCGGCGCCATTCTGGTGAACATCAATCCCGCGTACAGGACCGCGGAGCTCGAGTATGCATTACGCAGGGCGGGCGTGTCGGTGCTCTTCGCGGCGCGGCGCTTCCGGGCGACGAGCTACGCGGACATGATCGCCGAGGTGCGCCCGCGGCTCCCGGAGCTCCGGCTCGTGATGATCCTCGACGACGACTGGAAGATGATCGTGGACGCGGGCGGGCACGTGAGCGACGACGCGCTCGCCGAGCGCGAGGCGGAGCTCTCGTTCGACGACCCGATCAACATCCAGTACACCTCGGGCACGACGGGTTTCCCCAAGGGCGCGACGCTCTCGCACCACAACGTGCTGAACAACGGCTTTTTCGTGGGCGAGGCCCTCGGCTATGGCCCGGACGACCGGGTCTGCATCCCCGTGCCGTTTTACCATTGCTTCGGCATGGTCATGGGCAACCTCGCCTGCACCTCGCACGGCGCCACGATGGTGATCCCGGGCGAGGCGTTCGACCCGCTCGCCGTGCTGGAGACGGTCGAGGCGGAGAAGTGCACCTCGCTCTACGGCGTGCCGACGATGTTCATCGCGGAGCTCGATCACCCGCGCTTCCTCGATTTCGACCTCCGCTCGCTCCGCACCGGGATCATGGCGGGATCGCCGTGCCCGGTGGAGGTCATGCGGCGCGTCGTCTCGCAGATGCACATGCGGGAGGTCACGATCTGCTACGGGATGACCGAGACCTCGCCCGTCTCCACGCAGACCGCGAAGGACGATCCCGAGGACAAACGCGTCGGCACGGTGGGCCGGGTGCACCCGCACGTGGAGGTCAAGATCGTCGATCCGCAGACGGGCGTCGTCTTGCCGCGCGGCCTGCCCGGGGAGCTCTGCACGCGTGGGTACGGCGTGATGCTCGGATACTGGGGCGACGAGGCGGCGACGCGCGCGTCGATCGACGCGGGCCGGTGGATGCACACGGGCGATCTCGCGACGATCGACGCGGAGGGGTACGTGAACATCGTGGGCCGCATCAAGGACATGATCATCCGCGGCGGGGAGAACGTGTATCCGCGCGAGATCGAGGAGTATCTGCACCTGCACCCGCGGGTGAGCGAGGCGCAGGTGATCGGGGTGCCGAGCGCCAAATACGGCGAGGAGATCATGGCCTGGGTGAGGCCGAAGCCGGGCGAGGCGGTGACGGAGGCCGAGCTCGTCGCGTTTTGCAAAGGCAAGATCGCGACCTTCAAGATTCCGCGTTACTGGAAGGTCGTGGACGAGTTCCCCATGACGGTGACGGGGAAGGTGCAGAAGTACCGGATGCGCGAGATCGCCGTGAACGAGCTCGGGCTCGAGCTCGTGTCGCGGATCGAGACCGCGTGA
- a CDS encoding SDR family NAD(P)-dependent oxidoreductase, producing the protein MAGRIAGKVALVTGAGSGIGQATAELFAEEGARVVVTDIDVAAAEAAATRIATRGGQALALELDATDEAGWESVLDRVLAGWGKLDILVNNAGISSGGPLAEATLADFRRVVSVNLDSVFLGTQRAIRVMRGSGGGSIVNVASASGKKASAGAGAYCASKAAVVMLTKVAALEGAPHRIRVNAVLPAGVETPMWEKQPFFQALVRELGDAQKAYAALAKTSPLERFATPREVAAAILMCASDETSYVTGAEIVVDGGYTA; encoded by the coding sequence ATGGCAGGACGCATCGCAGGCAAGGTGGCGCTCGTGACGGGCGCGGGGTCGGGCATCGGGCAGGCGACGGCGGAGCTCTTCGCAGAGGAAGGGGCGCGCGTGGTGGTCACCGATATCGACGTGGCCGCGGCCGAGGCGGCGGCGACGCGGATCGCGACGCGCGGCGGCCAGGCGCTCGCGCTGGAGCTCGACGCGACGGACGAGGCGGGCTGGGAGTCGGTCCTCGACCGCGTGCTCGCGGGCTGGGGCAAGCTCGACATCCTGGTGAACAACGCGGGCATCTCCTCGGGCGGCCCGCTCGCCGAGGCCACGCTCGCCGATTTCCGGCGCGTCGTGTCGGTGAACCTCGACAGCGTTTTTCTCGGCACGCAGCGGGCGATCCGGGTGATGCGCGGGTCGGGCGGAGGCAGCATCGTCAACGTGGCGAGCGCCTCGGGCAAGAAGGCGAGCGCGGGGGCGGGGGCGTATTGCGCGAGCAAGGCCGCCGTGGTGATGCTGACGAAGGTGGCGGCGCTCGAAGGCGCGCCGCACCGGATCCGGGTGAACGCGGTGCTGCCGGCGGGCGTCGAGACGCCGATGTGGGAGAAGCAGCCGTTTTTCCAGGCGCTCGTGCGGGAGCTCGGCGACGCGCAGAAGGCGTACGCGGCGCTCGCGAAGACCTCGCCGCTCGAGCGATTCGCCACGCCGCGGGAGGTCGCGGCGGCCATTTTGATGTGCGCGTCGGACGAGACGTCGTACGTCACGGGGGCGGAGATCGTGGTCGACGGCGGATATACGGCTTGA
- a CDS encoding CoA pyrophosphatase — MSISYDLAAIVARLALLELASEAATTERQAAVAAILRAPRGGHEAEILLIRRSEREGDPWSGHMAFPGGRREPSDPSLYYTALRETEEEIGLDLAQHARFLARLEDVPAVARARRVGLTITPFVFALEEPEPPPFILSAEVAEVVWAPLGPMARGQTAARYAYNYEGNMLDLPAFAVEQRIVWGLTHRMLEMLFEVLHRH, encoded by the coding sequence GTGTCCATCTCGTACGACCTCGCCGCCATCGTTGCTCGGCTCGCCTTGCTCGAGCTCGCGTCCGAAGCCGCGACGACGGAGCGACAGGCGGCCGTGGCGGCGATCCTGCGCGCGCCGCGGGGAGGGCACGAGGCCGAGATCCTCCTGATTCGCCGCTCCGAGCGCGAAGGAGATCCCTGGTCGGGGCACATGGCCTTTCCGGGCGGGCGGCGCGAGCCGTCGGATCCGAGCCTCTATTACACGGCCCTGCGCGAGACGGAGGAGGAAATCGGGCTCGACCTCGCCCAGCACGCCCGCTTCCTCGCGCGGCTCGAAGACGTCCCCGCCGTGGCCCGCGCGCGTCGCGTCGGATTGACCATCACGCCGTTCGTCTTCGCCCTCGAAGAGCCGGAGCCCCCGCCCTTCATCCTGAGCGCCGAGGTCGCCGAGGTGGTATGGGCGCCGCTCGGCCCGATGGCGCGTGGTCAAACCGCCGCGAGGTACGCCTACAACTACGAAGGAAACATGCTCGATTTACCGGCGTTCGCCGTCGAGCAGCGGATCGTGTGGGGATTGACCCATCGAATGCTCGAAATGCTCTTCGAGGTCCTCCACCGCCATTAA
- a CDS encoding methyltransferase, giving the protein MEAASRFVSEGLARALELVVPALDILRGRPDSKEPPDFCDTRGFTAFLSSLSDDELARCEAEGLAARLPALPGAPPSLVSLGRAALVVSALPERLTRETGTRLEQQKSVSARKKRQLEALLDAVRPMARRARRIVDVGAGRGHFTRLAAEMFECEALGIEREPRRVEAATSLGRGSRARFVVLDALREPLVFEPDDLAVGLHACGSLGDRLVLEAAKAPCDVALVSCCLQKIEAPAREPLSAAAREAGLVLPKEALGLSNLTARLVGVEASLAEMLSARRNRYALARLLRARGVSIAPGEEMRGINRRRARGGLAELAARALVLRGLEPATAAEIREHEAEGAIEFDRIRRWTLPRAMLSRPLEIVVVLDRAAALEERGYAARMAEVFEADATPRNLAILGEAPRGDG; this is encoded by the coding sequence ATGGAAGCCGCGTCCCGGTTCGTCTCGGAGGGCCTCGCGCGAGCGCTCGAGCTCGTGGTGCCCGCGCTCGACATCCTGCGTGGGCGCCCGGATTCCAAGGAGCCACCCGACTTCTGCGATACGCGCGGGTTCACGGCGTTCCTCTCGTCGCTCTCCGACGACGAGCTCGCCCGCTGCGAGGCCGAGGGGCTCGCGGCGCGCCTGCCCGCGCTCCCGGGCGCGCCGCCGTCGCTCGTCTCGCTCGGGCGCGCGGCGCTCGTCGTCTCGGCGCTGCCCGAGCGGCTCACGAGGGAGACGGGGACACGGCTCGAACAACAAAAGTCGGTCTCCGCGCGGAAGAAGCGGCAGCTCGAGGCCTTGCTCGACGCGGTGAGGCCGATGGCGCGGAGGGCGCGGCGCATCGTGGACGTGGGGGCGGGGCGAGGGCACTTCACGCGCCTCGCGGCGGAGATGTTCGAATGTGAGGCGCTCGGGATCGAGCGCGAGCCGCGGCGCGTGGAGGCGGCGACGTCGCTCGGTCGAGGCTCACGCGCGAGGTTCGTCGTGCTCGACGCGCTCCGGGAGCCGCTCGTGTTCGAGCCCGACGATCTCGCGGTCGGGCTGCACGCGTGTGGATCACTCGGTGATCGGCTGGTGCTCGAAGCGGCGAAGGCGCCGTGTGACGTCGCGCTCGTGTCGTGTTGCCTGCAGAAGATCGAGGCTCCGGCGCGCGAGCCGCTCTCGGCGGCGGCGCGGGAGGCGGGGCTCGTGCTGCCGAAGGAGGCGCTCGGGTTATCGAACCTAACGGCGCGGCTCGTGGGCGTGGAGGCGAGCCTCGCGGAGATGCTCTCGGCCCGGAGAAACCGGTACGCGCTCGCGCGGCTGCTCCGGGCGAGGGGCGTCTCGATCGCGCCGGGCGAGGAGATGCGCGGCATCAACCGGCGGCGCGCGCGGGGAGGGCTCGCCGAGCTCGCGGCGCGGGCGCTCGTGCTGCGAGGGCTCGAGCCGGCGACGGCGGCGGAGATCCGCGAGCACGAGGCGGAAGGCGCGATCGAGTTCGACCGGATCCGCCGATGGACGTTGCCGCGGGCGATGCTCTCGCGTCCGCTGGAGATCGTGGTGGTGCTCGACCGCGCGGCGGCCCTCGAAGAGCGAGGGTACGCGGCGCGGATGGCCGAGGTGTTCGAGGCGGACGCGACGCCGCGGAACCTGGCGATTCTGGGGGAGGCGCCGCGGGGGGATGGGTGA
- a CDS encoding serine/threonine-protein kinase, whose translation MATCPICLAIYSGDVAACPADGSSLVPDDAIPASALELEPGRIVGEYRIERKIGEGGFGAVYAAIHPVIGKSAAIKVLNPQYSHNPVMVSRFIAEARAVNQIRHRGIIDIFSFGKLDDGRQYYIMELLEGSTLEAYIRERGRLRPAEALPILRQVARALDAAHAAGIAHRDLKPENVYLVFDEDGSVFPKLLDFGIAKLLGESQGHKTRTGTPMGTPLYMSPEQCRGKQVDHRTDIYSFGVMTHAVLTGQPPFLGDDVMDVLMQQVQTPPPALSSVCPELGAALDAPVLRMLAKDPAERPPSVTAAIDAVVEAARAAGIEVPSVATRSSEKLPRVESRPNLTPAEQAIFSQATTMMQPEVAPATTGSPSVDGAKETLRSTPDATPSRRSKVLVVALGVGLFVAGIVVAMLYMSRGGPDAVAANPPLPPPPPPPTLPALPPPEPTVVPEAPVEIELRVQATPENVEVHLGERKLGVAPGPFKIPRGDTPVELTFSAKNHQSKSVSVEPNHNILIPITLDKEKAAAPPRPAGTAKTVKDRGELEY comes from the coding sequence ATGGCCACCTGTCCTATTTGCCTCGCCATCTACTCGGGCGACGTAGCCGCCTGCCCTGCAGACGGCAGCTCGCTCGTCCCCGACGACGCGATCCCTGCTTCGGCGCTCGAGCTCGAGCCTGGCCGGATCGTCGGAGAATACCGCATCGAACGCAAGATCGGCGAGGGTGGGTTCGGCGCGGTGTACGCCGCGATCCACCCGGTCATCGGCAAATCCGCGGCGATCAAGGTCCTGAACCCGCAATACTCGCACAACCCGGTGATGGTCTCGCGGTTCATCGCCGAGGCGAGGGCGGTCAACCAGATCCGCCACCGCGGCATCATCGACATCTTCTCGTTCGGCAAGCTCGACGACGGGCGGCAGTATTACATCATGGAGCTGCTCGAGGGCTCGACCCTCGAGGCCTACATCCGCGAGCGGGGCCGGCTCCGTCCCGCCGAGGCGCTCCCCATCCTGCGGCAGGTCGCCCGCGCCCTCGACGCGGCGCACGCCGCCGGCATCGCCCACCGCGATCTCAAGCCGGAGAACGTCTACCTGGTCTTCGACGAGGACGGCTCGGTCTTCCCCAAGCTCCTCGATTTCGGCATCGCCAAGCTCCTCGGCGAATCGCAGGGCCACAAGACGCGCACCGGCACGCCCATGGGCACGCCGCTCTACATGTCGCCCGAGCAATGCCGCGGCAAGCAGGTCGACCACCGGACGGACATCTATTCGTTCGGCGTGATGACCCACGCCGTGCTCACGGGACAACCGCCGTTCCTCGGGGACGACGTGATGGACGTGCTCATGCAGCAGGTCCAGACACCTCCGCCGGCGCTGTCTTCGGTTTGTCCGGAGCTCGGCGCGGCCCTCGACGCGCCCGTCTTGCGGATGCTCGCGAAGGATCCGGCCGAGCGCCCGCCGTCGGTGACGGCGGCGATCGACGCGGTCGTCGAGGCGGCGCGCGCCGCGGGGATCGAGGTGCCCTCCGTCGCCACGCGCTCGAGCGAGAAGCTCCCCCGCGTTGAATCCCGGCCGAACTTGACCCCCGCCGAGCAAGCCATCTTCTCGCAGGCGACGACGATGATGCAGCCGGAGGTGGCGCCCGCGACCACGGGGTCGCCCTCGGTCGATGGGGCGAAGGAGACGCTCCGGTCCACGCCGGACGCCACGCCGAGTCGCCGCTCCAAGGTCCTCGTCGTGGCCCTCGGCGTGGGCCTGTTCGTCGCGGGGATCGTCGTGGCCATGCTCTACATGTCGCGGGGCGGGCCGGACGCCGTGGCCGCGAATCCGCCGCTCCCGCCGCCCCCGCCGCCGCCCACGCTCCCTGCGCTGCCCCCGCCCGAGCCCACGGTCGTCCCGGAGGCGCCCGTCGAGATCGAGCTTCGCGTGCAAGCGACGCCGGAGAACGTCGAGGTTCACCTCGGCGAACGCAAGCTCGGCGTCGCGCCCGGCCCTTTCAAAATTCCGCGCGGCGACACGCCCGTCGAGCTCACCTTCTCGGCGAAGAACCATCAATCGAAATCGGTCTCCGTCGAGCCCAACCACAACATTTTGATCCCGATCACGCTGGACAAGGAGAAGGCGGCCGCCCCGCCCCGGCCGGCCGGGACGGCGAAGACGGTGAAGGATCGTGGGGAACTCGAGTATTAG
- a CDS encoding FG-GAP repeat domain-containing protein, giving the protein MRRHAAAGLAASVALLSLANCLNLPDIDKNVCGNRVIEDEAGEDCDGNPVPDAGVDGDVDAGEDGAVVSRNRCGAMCRWVCNVSDDPDVRCPDGFGCGIDGICHKRGGLSLPALSIGGGGVRRLLGGDFDGDGRHDAVALGDSSLDILFFETNGLIDRTLTVPNDRRLPAIGDLDADGASDLVLNLGDALGVLTGQGNRTLKPRSYHSGDVDGDTRQVVPLGRIKNETTLLALISEDGQTTLDTIVIGANNTPVSTKVGGVQPEKWAGELTGAVAVSVNTKSGSECPVVAFEVESFASVILLSCGESGKLAEDPKEITIPFPPGNSPWAGAFFADADADGDDDLLVGTVDNGGNRYLRFLQNNGSGTFTEAADPPAVVVESGNCGGRVLADKPLAVGDLDGNGALDVVDERGVLYNPYQVQESYTKSCIDASEVSWSRAVIGDFNGNGLPDILAAREGQTLLDVWSRVEGGELNTFTVPVEEFVGELAVGDFDGDSVDDAVFSYKPPTPPDTMKDKPPPHELLVLFGRPLAVPDAPLSLGEFQDLEHIAAGRVKGENALGAPDLLDDLVVLSTSPMSGRKPLTIIEGNVGRRLLAPLTIKEPPSPLPPTAKMPTQIAVSRFGREACEAPEGPRSSSEPTHATATIVAGTLSEIWLAGCRRDGSSERVLDSLATNGSMLIAPVNVSPVHDALGLFLGGSNGSGSHGLRMVTRDPNTGFEASSPPDVIPEKLILPSPDPFDAPSLVVDVDGDGRRDVVLLSDTQSQNDENRPRSAIVIYWNDGEGDTLDEDRRTLIGFPDALLKEDDDTSVDSNASQEIQGIADFAFLNLDDDAALELAVLTRRGLYLLDMGNDGGRKFPLPSGEPFDAFPGGQALLAIDANSDGIEDLLVAEGPKLLLYLGKEAAR; this is encoded by the coding sequence TTGCGCCGGCATGCGGCGGCCGGCCTCGCCGCCTCCGTGGCCCTCCTCTCGCTGGCCAATTGCCTGAATTTGCCGGACATCGACAAGAACGTCTGCGGCAACCGCGTCATCGAGGACGAAGCCGGGGAAGACTGCGACGGCAACCCGGTGCCCGACGCCGGCGTGGACGGCGACGTGGACGCGGGCGAGGACGGCGCCGTGGTCTCCAGGAACCGCTGCGGCGCGATGTGCCGCTGGGTTTGCAACGTGAGCGACGATCCGGACGTGCGTTGTCCGGACGGGTTCGGCTGCGGGATCGACGGCATTTGCCATAAACGTGGTGGTCTCTCCCTCCCCGCCCTCTCCATCGGCGGCGGCGGCGTGCGCCGCTTGCTCGGCGGCGACTTCGACGGCGACGGGCGTCACGACGCCGTGGCCCTCGGCGACAGCTCGCTCGACATCCTGTTTTTCGAGACGAACGGCCTCATCGACCGGACCCTCACGGTGCCGAACGACCGGCGCTTGCCGGCGATCGGCGACCTCGACGCGGACGGCGCCTCGGATCTCGTCCTGAACCTCGGCGACGCGCTCGGCGTGCTGACGGGGCAGGGCAACCGCACGTTGAAGCCGAGGAGTTACCATTCCGGGGACGTGGACGGCGACACGAGGCAGGTCGTCCCCCTCGGCCGGATCAAGAACGAAACCACGCTGCTCGCGCTCATCTCGGAGGACGGACAAACCACCCTCGACACGATCGTAATCGGCGCAAACAACACGCCCGTCTCCACGAAGGTCGGCGGGGTGCAGCCGGAAAAATGGGCTGGCGAACTGACGGGCGCCGTCGCCGTCTCCGTGAACACGAAGAGCGGCTCGGAATGCCCGGTCGTCGCGTTCGAGGTCGAGTCGTTCGCGAGCGTCATCCTCCTCTCCTGCGGCGAATCCGGCAAGCTCGCGGAAGATCCAAAAGAGATCACGATCCCGTTCCCGCCCGGCAACTCCCCCTGGGCCGGCGCGTTTTTCGCGGACGCCGACGCGGACGGCGACGACGACCTGCTCGTCGGGACCGTGGACAATGGCGGCAATCGGTACCTCCGCTTCCTCCAGAACAACGGCAGCGGCACGTTCACGGAGGCCGCGGACCCGCCGGCGGTCGTGGTCGAGTCGGGCAACTGCGGAGGCCGCGTCCTCGCCGACAAGCCACTCGCCGTGGGGGACCTCGACGGCAACGGAGCGCTCGACGTGGTCGACGAGCGCGGCGTCCTGTACAACCCGTACCAGGTACAGGAGAGCTACACGAAGAGCTGCATCGACGCGTCCGAGGTGAGCTGGTCCCGCGCCGTCATCGGCGACTTCAATGGCAACGGGCTCCCGGACATCCTCGCGGCGCGCGAGGGGCAGACCCTGCTCGACGTGTGGAGCCGCGTCGAGGGGGGCGAGCTCAATACGTTCACCGTGCCGGTGGAGGAGTTCGTCGGCGAGCTCGCCGTCGGCGATTTCGACGGCGACTCGGTGGACGACGCGGTCTTCTCGTACAAGCCGCCGACTCCGCCCGACACAATGAAAGATAAGCCGCCTCCGCACGAGCTGCTCGTGCTCTTCGGCCGCCCGCTCGCCGTGCCCGATGCGCCCCTCTCCCTCGGGGAGTTTCAGGATCTCGAGCACATCGCCGCGGGCCGCGTGAAAGGGGAAAACGCCCTTGGAGCGCCCGATCTGCTCGACGATCTCGTGGTCCTCTCCACCTCCCCGATGAGCGGGAGGAAACCCCTCACGATCATCGAGGGCAATGTCGGGCGACGGCTCCTCGCGCCGCTCACCATCAAGGAACCGCCCAGTCCGCTCCCGCCCACGGCCAAGATGCCGACGCAGATCGCCGTTTCACGCTTCGGCCGCGAAGCCTGCGAAGCGCCGGAGGGCCCGAGGAGCTCGTCCGAGCCCACCCATGCCACTGCGACGATCGTCGCGGGCACGCTCAGCGAAATCTGGCTCGCGGGATGCCGCCGGGACGGCTCGTCCGAGCGTGTCCTCGATTCACTCGCCACGAACGGCAGCATGCTGATCGCGCCGGTGAATGTCAGCCCGGTTCACGACGCGCTCGGGCTCTTCCTCGGGGGATCGAATGGGAGCGGGAGCCACGGCCTCCGGATGGTCACGCGTGATCCGAACACGGGCTTCGAGGCGTCTTCCCCGCCCGACGTCATACCGGAGAAGCTCATCTTGCCGAGCCCTGATCCGTTCGACGCCCCGTCGCTCGTCGTTGATGTCGACGGCGATGGGCGGCGCGACGTCGTCCTCCTCTCGGACACCCAAAGCCAGAATGACGAGAATCGGCCGCGGAGCGCGATCGTCATCTACTGGAACGACGGCGAAGGCGATACGCTCGACGAGGATCGACGGACCCTCATCGGGTTCCCCGACGCGCTCCTCAAAGAAGACGACGACACGTCGGTGGACAGCAACGCCAGCCAGGAAATCCAGGGGATCGCGGACTTCGCGTTCCTGAACCTCGACGACGACGCGGCCCTGGAGCTCGCCGTGCTCACGCGGCGAGGGCTCTACTTGCTCGACATGGGCAACGACGGGGGCCGCAAGTTCCCGCTCCCGAGCGGCGAACCCTTCGACGCGTTCCCGGGCGGCCAGGCGCTGCTCGCGATCGACGCCAACAGCGACGGCATCGAGGATCTCCTCGTCGCCGAGGGCCCGAAGCTCCTCCTCTATCTCGGCAAGGAGGCCGCGCGATGA